Within Hoplias malabaricus isolate fHopMal1 chromosome 16, fHopMal1.hap1, whole genome shotgun sequence, the genomic segment ATATTAGAGGTGTTGGGTCTGGGTTTTCtcatatttttgtgtgtatatgctggTGTGGTATAAAGGCAAATATTTGAGACAAGTTTTCCTTGAGCTCTTGTTTTTCCAGGGTCTGTACTTCGCTCACTGAAACATGCTGATCTAAAGAAAaggtttatatatatgtgtgtgtgtgtgtaatacagtactgtgcagaactCTAAGataactatatatatttaaactaatgccttctcagtaagcgtggtgcttgtataaagttatatataatcacaacaatataaatacaacaaaaaatatataaaccaaataagatatatatatatatattttataaagtagtaggtgtgagtgagtttgaagagcattgttttgttcagattctccttgattgcatgagtttgttaaatcaacagcacacattatttaaaatcattatttatatcCAGTAACACTAGGTACTTCAACTAATAATagactgccacgaggagagatttggaaaaagttaaactaACACTTTCACTCAGagtatcacactggaataatgttatttgttttcattctaatgttgggtggttatttatttatttatagcaaataaacacttactgctcagataaataacctaaaaattatGCATAGTACTGTATTTATGATGATATCAGCAATCTGAAGTTTCTCCAGCAGGGGTGCTATTAGCACACATTTTGCTCTACTGtgcattatattttaattttatttgtttgtttcacaGGGACAGAGCTTATTAACAGACAGATTtctgaaaatttgcactgaGATGTCTAATTTTCATCTGTAGTGCCTGGCCAACATTAAAGCAGGGATAGCAGACCTCAATCCAGACCTGAAGCTAGTGACTATTATATTCAGATCCATGAGCaattttttgaaaatgaatgatgATAAATAGTTTTcagaaagatttatttatttatttttcagatggTCATAACGATGGATTAATCCTGTTAAGGCAGAAGTAGCTTTATTCAATTTAGCCAATCAAATTTATTGTTCACCCCATGTGTCCACTTTACTAGAGACAGCATGAGGGAAGTGAGAGTGATCCTCCAGCTCCACAATAGATGGAAGAGTTTAGACCTCGGCAAGTTCTAAACATCATTCAGTGCCAGTGCCCATTTCCTctcacagcccaaaaacacattggtaggtggattggtgatgtgtccataggtgtgagtgaaatggttgtgtgtgtctgtgtgtgtcgccctgtgaaagactggcgtccCCTTCAGCGTGTGTTCACAccatgtgcccaatgattccgggtaggctccggacccaccacgaccctgaactggataggcggttacagacaatgaaggaatgaattaatatattgcCCGTTAtgtttacataaaaatgaaCGTCACCAGTATTTTAGCCAGTTTTCTATGTcattttttaatactacacttGACCtaatgtctgaatattcttaataactGCTTAATTTTCTACATGGAATCTTTTCTTTAAAAGGGGTGTCATTGCATTGTTATGCTATTATATTTTCAGAATATTGGTGGCATTTATtcacaataatattttttatcacAGATATTTCTGGAAAATATATCATCACAGTCCTAAATACAATCCCAAgcaaataaaaagcctcaccaaAGATATTGAAATTCCACTGCAATGGTTTAATTAGGGTTCTTGCCTCTGCTGCTGTAGCCAAGGCTGCTGTGCCACGTCACTCACTGAAGGCCTGCTGGAGGGATTATACTGCAGCATATAAGAGATGAGGGCGCGACAGGGCTCCTCCATTGTTATGGCAGCAGGATATACCAGGACCCCGcgctggagctgtgggagttTGCTGACGTCGGTGTCGTCAAAGGGCATGCCACCAGCGACCATGACGTAAAGGATAACGCCCAGGCTCCACACATCAGACTTCTTAGCATCATACGGCACGCCCCTGAGCACTTCGGGTGCAGCGTAGGCAGCCGAGCCACAGTACGTTGTTCTCAGTTCAGGGTGACCTTTTGAAAAGCATGCGAAACCGAGGTCCGTCAGCTTGACTTTATGTTCAGCCGTCAGGAGCACGTTTTCGCATTTCAGGTCTCGATGAACGATGTCCTTCTGGTGCAAGAAGTCCACGGCACTGAGGATCTGAGAGAACCAGGTTCTGGCCTGTTCACTGGGGATGCAGTTGAGCTCTTTGATCTTGTCCAGGAGGTCCATGCTGGCAGCCTCCATCACGATGTACACTGGTCCGTTGCTCGCTTCAATGACTTCGTAAACATGAATGATGTGGGCGTGCTTCACTACTCTTAAAATGTCCATTTCCCGTGGCAGAAACTTGGAGACGACTTGATGGGGAGAGTTATTGCGGTCAATTATTTTGATAGCTACTTGTTTGGAATGCTTGCTGGAGATGGCCAACTTGACCTTGGAGTAGCTTCCTTCACCGATGGTGGCGCCAAGCTCGTAACCCAGTTTATTTAGAGTGTGTTCGTCAGCCATTTTATTTTCCCTAGATACAACGTGGAGGGATAATGAGCAAAAGATCTGGTGGCACCTTCTTCCCTTACGCTGTTCTTTGTCACTGCGAAGAACAGCTTGTGAGTGATCCTTTGCAAAGTCAGTCAATGGCGATGTCATACAGAACACAGTGATGTCACAGAGTGGCATAAGTAAAGGCCACTTATTTTCAGGCAGAGGTTGCTATGGTGGAGAGAATCTTTAACGACATTCTATTAGTGTTTTTGGAGAGGTTGtgaaatgcactgtagacttATCAGAGACTTATCAGTGCTTGCATTTACTGATAAGGTGGTAATACAAactggtggggggggggggggggggtaatatTTACAACAAATATTACTATATTATTTGTGCATTAAATATCCCAGGAAAACTACTTATATATTCccattcattgtatgtaatatttataatgaTAAGTTTTCTGTAAAGCTGGAAATATTGAAAGTTACTCTACAGATAACATTTCAGAGTTACAATATTTCTGTAATGCTGTGAGCCAttggagtgaatgtgtgggtgttgccctgtgaaggactggcgccccctccagggtgtattcccgccttgcgcccaatgattccaggtaggctctggacccaccgtgacccagaactggataagcgcttacagataatgaatgaatgtgagccACTGGGTGACCTTGCGTCCTCTTTTCCATGGTCATGTCCTCTTTTAGGGATCTAAAAAATGATTCAGCGATTTCTAAATTGCCAAAAAATGTCCAGGATTCCGCTTTTACTGTCTGTTTTTTccctgtcccaattcttgcCATAAGCCCTAAGGGCAGAACTGGGACAGTGTAAACTGTGAATTACATTACATAGGGCACT encodes:
- the tssk6 gene encoding testis-specific serine/threonine-protein kinase 6, which gives rise to MADEHTLNKLGYELGATIGEGSYSKVKLAISSKHSKQVAIKIIDRNNSPHQVVSKFLPREMDILRVVKHAHIIHVYEVIEASNGPVYIVMEAASMDLLDKIKELNCIPSEQARTWFSQILSAVDFLHQKDIVHRDLKCENVLLTAEHKVKLTDLGFACFSKGHPELRTTYCGSAAYAAPEVLRGVPYDAKKSDVWSLGVILYVMVAGGMPFDDTDVSKLPQLQRGVLVYPAAITMEEPCRALISYMLQYNPSSRPSVSDVAQQPWLQQQRQEP